The following are encoded in a window of Haliotis asinina isolate JCU_RB_2024 chromosome 14, JCU_Hal_asi_v2, whole genome shotgun sequence genomic DNA:
- the LOC137261094 gene encoding serine-enriched protein-like, with product MPDMCDVTFLVGKEKIPVHGVKAIMATRSRYLYQLLLQHQKKSSLEHSKTKKSKTIKDSVSPRKLIINVPDYQTRDFETFLKFVHSGKANLDFKNVIGLLCASVEFGFTDLRTACMQFIQRYQSQGHGQALLDLAWTYQHKRPAQKLICQLSSVTR from the exons ATGCCAGACATGTGTGATGTCACCTTCCTCGTTGGCAAGGAGAAGATTCCTGTTCATGGAGTCAAGGCCATAATGGCTACTCGAAGCAG GTATTTATATCAACTGCTGCTCCAACaccagaagaagtcctccttggagCATTCCAAAACCAAAAAGAGCAAGACGATCAAAGACTCAGTGTCTCCACGGAAACTTATCATCAACGTTCCTGATTACCAGACAAGAGACTTTGAAACATTCCTTAAATTCGTCCACTCGGGAAAAGCGAACCTCGATTTCAAAAATGTGATAG GACTGTTGTGTGCATCTGTGGAATTTGGGTTCACTGACCTACGAACAGCTTGTATGCAGTTTATCCAGAGATATCAAAGTCAGGGACATGGTCAAGCACTTCTGGATTTAGCCTGGACCTACCAACACAAACGACCAGCACAGAAACTCATCTGTCAG CTGTCAAGTGTAACCAGATGA
- the LOC137260938 gene encoding serine-enriched protein-like translates to MPDMCDVTFLVGKEKTPVHGVKVIMATRSRYLYQLLLQHQKKSSLEQAKTKKSKTIKDSVSPRKLIINVPDYQTRDFETFLKFVHSGKANLDFNNVIGLLCASVEFGFTDLRTACMQFIQRYQSQGHGQALLDLAWTYQHKRPAQKLICQLSSVTR, encoded by the exons ATGCCAGACATGTGTGATGTCACCTTCCTCGTTGGCAAGGAGAAGACTCCTGTTCATGGAGTCAAGGTCATAATGGCTACTCGAAGCAG GTATCTATATCAACTGCTGCTCCAACACCAGAAAAAGTCCTCCTTGGAGCAAGCCAAAACCAAAAAGAGCAAGACGATCAAAGACTCAGTCTCTCCACGGAAACTTATCATCAACGTTCCTGATTACCAGACAAGAGACTTTGAAACATTCCTTAAATTCGTCCACTCGGGAAAAGCGAACCTCGATTTCAATAATGTGATAG GACTGTTGTGTGCATCTGTGGAATTTGGGTTCACTGACCTACGAACAGCTTGTATGCAGTTTATCCAGAGATATCAAAGTCAGGGACATGGTCAAGCACTTCTGGATTTAGCCTGGACCTACCAACACAAACGACCAGCACAGAAACTCATCTGTCAG CTGTCAAGTGTAACCAGATGA
- the LOC137262073 gene encoding serine-enriched protein-like yields the protein MNRHASRVCLLDNDVLEHSVQSDHESDVYDNSSSGYESSDLSDEETTALSSAFNSTHTQAPIGRCKPTQPSTYEDVMILKNTRELQDSLALILELPDMCDVKFLVGRNLVPVYGVKAILATRSRYLYQLILQEQKRAEVDHKPSKKTSKKSKSSPVQQKLCINVPDYDVDDFKAFLGFVHSGKADIRPNNVIGLLCAAVEFGFPDLQLTCTKFLEILQDKGHTSALLAYVWTYQHKPTGQKLISDQCNQVKLSIPQEVSVTAHPRDPVDDWNSRSRSSSCSPNR from the exons ATGAACCGCCACGCTTCCCGAGTCTGTCTTCTTGACAATGATGTCCTGGAACATAGTGTTCAGAGTGATCACGAGTCAGATGTTTATG ATAATTCTTCCTCTGGCTACGAGTCAAGTGATTTATCAGATGAAGAAACAACCGCACTTAGCTCTGCGTTCAACTCTACCCATACACAAGCACCCATTGGCCGCTGTAAACCCACCCAACCCTCTACTTATGAGGATGTGATGATCTTGAAGAATACAAGGGAGCTCCAGGACAGTCTTGCCCTCATCCTGGAATTGCCTGACATGTGCGACGTCAAATTCCTTGTTGGGAGAAATCTTGTTCCTGTTTATGGAGTCAAGGCTATTTTAGCTACAAGAAGCAG ATACCTGTACCAACTGATTCTGCAGGAGCAAAAACGAGCTGAAGTTGACCATAAGCCCAGCAAGAAAACATCCAAGAAATCCAAATCCTCCCCAGTTCAACAGAAACTCTGCATCAATGTTCCTGATTATGATGTAGATGACTTCAAGGCGTTTCTCGGTTTCGTGCATTCGGGCAAGGCAGACATACGCCCCAACAACGTAATAG gTCTACTTTGTGCTGCTGTCGAGTTTGGATTTCCCGACCTTCAGTTGACCTGCACCAAGTTCCTAGAGATACTACAAGACAAGGGCCATACATCAGCATTACTTGCGTATGTTTGGACCTACCAACACAAGCCTACAGGACAAAAACTGATCT CTGACCAGTGTAACCAGGTGAAGTTATCAATACCACAGGAGGTTTCCGTAACAGCCCATCCCCGGGATCCAGTGGACGACTGGAACAGCAGATCAAGGTCATCGAGCTGTTCTCCCAATAGATGA